Proteins co-encoded in one Phycodurus eques isolate BA_2022a chromosome 14, UOR_Pequ_1.1, whole genome shotgun sequence genomic window:
- the ivd gene encoding isovaleryl-CoA dehydrogenase, mitochondrial, with protein sequence MFAVRSALRLGPKLFIPALARRGCAGTAIPVDDVVNGLTEEQIQLRQSVRKFCAKKLGPHAEEIDKKNEFTGMREFWKDAGEMGLLGITAPVEYGGTGLGYLEHVIVMEEFSRVSAAIALSYGAHSNLCVNQMVRHANEKQKEKYMPKLMTGEHVGALAMSEPNAGSDVVSMKLKAKKQGDYYVLNGNKFWITNGPDADVLIVYAKTDVEAYQKGITAFIVEKGMSGFSTAQKLDKLGMRGSNTCELIFEDCKVPEGNILGPLNKGVYVMMSGLDLERLVLAAGPVGIMQAVLDAAIPYLHVREAFGEKIGHFQLMQGKMADMYTRLSSCRQYLYNVARACDKGHFSAMDCAGVILYCAENATQVALDGIQCLGGNGYINDYPVGRYLRDAKLYEIGAGTSEIRRLIIGRSFNAMFK encoded by the exons ATGTTTGCCGTCAGAAGCGCTCTCCGTCTGGGTCCGAAGCTATTCATTCCCGCGTTGGCGAGGCGCGGATGCGCCGGGACTGCTATCCCGGTGGACGATGTGGTCAACGGGCTGACAGAAGAGCAGATCCAG CTCAGGCAAAGTGTTCGTAAATTCTGTGCAAAAAAACTTGGGCCCCATGCTGAGGAGATAGACAAGAAGAATGAGTTTACAGGGATGCGG GAATTCTGGAAAGATGCGGGTGAGATGGGGCTGCTTGGCATTACTGCACCTG TGGAATACGGAGGCACTGGATTGGGCTACCTCGAACACGTCATCGTTATGGAGGAATTCTCTCGTGTGTCGGCGGCCATCGCTCTCAGCTACGGCGCCCACTCCAACCTGTGCGTCAATCAGATGGTGCGCCACGCCAACGAGAAGCAGAAAGAGAAGTACATGCCAAAG TTAATGACAGGAGAGCATGTGGGCGCCTTGGCTATGAGTGAGCCTAACGCTGGCTCTGATGTCGTGTCCATGAAACTCAAGGCGAAGAAGCAAG GTGACTACTACGTTCTGAACGGTAACAAGTTCTGGATCACAAACGGACCAGACGCCGACGTCCTCATTGTGTACGCTAAAACAGACGTAGAGGCCTATCAGAAAGGCATCACTGCGTTCATTGTTGAGAAG GGGATGTCGGGTTTCTCCACAGCACAGAAGCTGGACAAACTGGGTATGAGGGGGTCAAACACTTGTGAGCTGATCTTTGAGGACTGCAAAGTCCCAG agGGGAACATCCTGGGTCCATTAAACAAAGGGGTCTATGTGATGATGAGCGGTCTAGATCTGGAGAGGCTGGTACTCGCAGCTGGACCTGTTGG CATCATGCAAGCTGTTTTGGACGCTGCAATTCCCTACCTACATGTTAGAGAAGCTTTCGGAGAGAAGATTGGACACTTTcag CTGATGCAAGGCAAGATGGCTGACATGTACACCAGGTTGAGCTCCTGTCGGCAATATTTGTACAACGTGGCCCGGGCCTGTGACAAAGGACACTTTAGTGCCATG GACTGTGCCGGAGTCATTCTGTACTGTGCCGAGAACGCCACCCAGGTCGCGCTGGATGGCATTCAGTGTTTGG GCGGTAACGGCTACATCAATGACTACCCCGTGGGACGCTACCTGCGGGACGCAAAGCTATATGAAATCGGCGCAGGCACGAGTGAAATCCGCCGCCTTATTATCGGACGATCCTTCAATGCCATGTtcaagtga